The following are encoded in a window of Planctomycetaceae bacterium genomic DNA:
- the tatC gene encoding twin-arginine translocase subunit TatC yields the protein MMNSLQTILKMTEKNEHNSFLEMSLGDHLEELRIRVILAVIGLAVALAVCLFFSKFFLGHLTKPYFDVQQQTGLPATLQAITLSEKFMVYMKTALLFGVILSSPWIFYQIWKFISAGLYDREKKFVHIVSPICALLFVSGAMFFLLVISPLMIRFLIGFDPGVKEIQTQVTLSSYVSFMLIMMLVFGLCFQLPIAIVALNKMGILSATVLKSVRKYVILAIFFIAAVVTPSPDMISQIALAVPMYILYELGLLFCR from the coding sequence ATGATGAATTCGTTACAAACAATCTTAAAAATGACAGAAAAAAACGAACATAATAGTTTTTTGGAAATGTCCCTCGGCGACCACCTTGAAGAGCTGCGGATACGAGTAATTCTTGCGGTAATCGGTCTTGCGGTCGCGCTGGCGGTGTGTCTGTTCTTTTCAAAGTTCTTTCTTGGACATTTGACTAAGCCGTATTTCGACGTTCAGCAGCAAACCGGTCTGCCTGCAACACTGCAAGCTATCACGCTGTCGGAAAAATTTATGGTTTATATGAAAACCGCCCTGCTGTTCGGCGTCATTCTTTCTTCGCCGTGGATATTTTATCAGATTTGGAAATTTATATCCGCCGGCCTTTACGACCGTGAGAAAAAGTTTGTACACATAGTCTCGCCGATTTGCGCTTTGCTTTTTGTGTCCGGCGCGATGTTTTTCCTGTTGGTTATCTCGCCGCTGATGATTCGATTCCTAATCGGCTTCGACCCCGGCGTCAAAGAGATTCAGACACAGGTTACGCTATCGAGTTATGTCAGTTTTATGCTTATTATGATGCTCGTTTTTGGGCTTTGCTTTCAACTGCCTATCGCTATTGTCGCCCTGAACAAGATGGGAATTCTCTCTGCGACAGTTCTTAAATCCGTGCGAAAATATGTGATACTGGCGATATTCTTTATAGCCGCGGTCGTTACGCCTTCGCCCGATATGATAAGCCAGATAGCACTGGCTGTGCCGATGTATATTTTATATGAGTTGGGGCTGCTGTTCTGCCGTTAA
- the tatA gene encoding twin-arginine translocase TatA/TatE family subunit: MAWSIGMPELIVILLIALVLFGRKLPEVARSLGKSLNEFKKGMKETQDDIENKVNDKDEKPKS; the protein is encoded by the coding sequence TTGGCATGGTCTATTGGTATGCCGGAACTGATTGTTATTTTGCTTATCGCTTTGGTTTTATTTGGCAGAAAACTTCCCGAAGTTGCGCGTTCACTTGGTAAAAGCCTTAACGAATTTAAAAAGGGTATGAAAGAAACGCAGGACGATATAGAAAACAAGGTTAACGACAAGGACGAAAAGCCCAAGTCTTAA
- a CDS encoding DUF362 domain-containing protein has protein sequence MTEQDKISRREFMARTARAGFSVAAVAGAAGLLYETDVLKTLASEKIITGLKDFSVPQIAGQTMSVITGTNRTQTVNKAIELLGGIDRFVKPGETVLLKPNIGFSSPPRICATSHPDIIGELTRLCYEYAKAKKVYITDNPINDAQSCFVNSQIAAAAEKYGAQLILPKKSLFTPMSLDGGKLIKNWPFLYEPLAKVDKVIGIAIVKDHARSGASMTMKNWYGMLGGGRNIFHTNINTIITELVMLIKPTLVILDATEIMVANGPTGGSTSDLKRTNMMIAGCDQVAADSFGAGLLNLKPADLPYLSKAHELKIGTTDYQSLKPIFAQVKG, from the coding sequence ATGACCGAACAAGACAAAATATCGCGAAGAGAATTTATGGCACGTACAGCCAGGGCAGGTTTCTCTGTCGCTGCGGTCGCGGGTGCGGCCGGTCTGCTTTACGAAACTGATGTACTGAAAACGCTTGCCAGTGAAAAGATAATTACAGGTCTGAAGGATTTTTCCGTTCCGCAAATTGCCGGTCAGACTATGAGCGTCATAACAGGCACAAATAGAACTCAAACTGTAAATAAAGCAATTGAATTATTGGGGGGAATCGACAGATTTGTAAAGCCCGGTGAAACGGTGCTTTTAAAGCCGAATATCGGATTCTCAAGTCCGCCGAGGATTTGCGCGACAAGTCATCCTGATATAATTGGCGAGCTAACACGGCTCTGCTACGAGTACGCAAAAGCGAAAAAGGTTTACATCACCGACAATCCAATCAACGACGCTCAAAGCTGTTTTGTGAACAGCCAAATCGCAGCGGCGGCGGAAAAATACGGTGCCCAACTGATTCTACCGAAAAAGAGTTTGTTTACGCCGATGTCGCTTGACGGCGGGAAGCTGATAAAGAACTGGCCTTTCCTATATGAACCTTTGGCGAAAGTCGATAAAGTCATTGGCATTGCCATCGTAAAAGACCACGCACGAAGCGGCGCATCGATGACGATGAAAAACTGGTATGGGATGCTCGGCGGCGGAAGAAATATATTTCATACCAATATCAACACCATTATTACCGAACTGGTAATGCTGATTAAACCGACGCTGGTAATTCTCGACGCAACGGAAATAATGGTCGCCAACGGACCGACAGGCGGCTCGACATCAGACTTAAAAAGAACCAATATGATGATTGCGGGCTGCGACCAGGTTGCGGCCGACAGCTTCGGCGCAGGATTGCTGAACTTAAAGCCGGCTGACCTGCCCTATTTATCAAAAGCACATGAGTTAAAAATCGGAACGACCGATTATCAATCATTGAAACCTATTTTTGCACAAGTGAAAGGATGA
- a CDS encoding CehA/McbA family metallohydrolase: MKRILFCLFVVSQCFANDLINPFTVEGNWYKTNLHTHTNLSDGDVNLAVRVKQYRDADYQVLAVTDHEKTNHIDGYSDASFLLLNGMETHPKSNSETPYHLVCVNIPESLSFAKDVNANERVRQVRAAGGEVIFAHPYWSGHNINDMLAVDGFIAMEVYNSEFYYTGKGYSSVQWDQLLNTGKIMPAVAADDLHNSKLIGQSWIMIKAKELTANAVMDSLRTGCYYASNGPKFEDFHVDVNSVVVKCSPVVEICFMGQNTYSYNITAEKNKLITTGKYKLPEGIQWVRAEIVDANGRHAWTNPIVIKNKK, translated from the coding sequence ATGAAAAGAATTTTGTTTTGCCTTTTTGTTGTTTCACAATGTTTTGCCAACGATTTAATTAACCCATTTACAGTCGAGGGTAACTGGTACAAGACCAATCTGCATACGCATACAAACCTGTCTGACGGCGATGTCAATTTGGCGGTTCGTGTCAAGCAATATCGTGATGCAGACTATCAGGTACTGGCTGTTACCGACCACGAAAAGACAAACCACATTGACGGATATTCGGACGCCAGTTTCCTGCTGCTGAATGGTATGGAGACACATCCGAAAAGCAATTCAGAGACCCCGTACCATCTGGTTTGCGTAAATATTCCGGAAAGCCTCTCGTTCGCGAAAGACGTCAACGCGAATGAACGTGTTCGACAAGTCAGGGCGGCAGGCGGCGAAGTAATTTTCGCACATCCGTATTGGTCGGGACATAATATCAACGATATGCTCGCCGTCGATGGCTTTATCGCGATGGAAGTTTATAACAGCGAATTCTATTACACAGGCAAAGGCTATAGTTCCGTTCAATGGGATCAGTTGCTCAACACAGGCAAAATCATGCCGGCTGTTGCGGCGGATGATTTGCATAACAGCAAACTCATCGGTCAAAGCTGGATAATGATAAAGGCAAAAGAATTAACGGCAAACGCTGTAATGGATTCCTTGAGAACCGGATGCTACTACGCTTCCAACGGACCTAAATTTGAAGATTTCCATGTGGACGTCAATTCGGTGGTTGTAAAATGCTCGCCGGTAGTTGAAATATGTTTTATGGGCCAAAATACATACAGCTATAATATTACGGCAGAAAAGAATAAATTAATAACGACCGGTAAATACAAACTTCCGGAAGGTATTCAATGGGTTCGCGCGGAAATTGTTGACGCTAACGGCAGACATGCGTGGACAAATCCGATAGTAATTAAAAATAAAAAATGA
- a CDS encoding 4Fe-4S binding protein: MRITTARKISQAFFFALFIWLCIVTAVGVKFWQLRGWPVNIFLHLDPLVAIGTVISTHKLLAPLLWSLATIILTILIGRFFCGWVCPFGTLHQFISLLSHRKKTAELLSVHKYHKAQNIKYYVLIVFLLMAALPGMRNLQSGLLDPIPMFTRTVNILLLPVIDNWTNVISAGQRFYKAVIPVLAVFLAFTILNFYIPRFFCLFICPLGALFGILNQFVIFRINRNSKCTNCKLCNAHCQGNCQPSETVKLSECLLCMNCIDDCKFDAVDFSTASNPNVQTPPDITRRGLMAAAFTGLMAMPTFKLLKTSRDSVGIIRPPGALPENEFIKRCIKCGQCMRLCPTNVIQPLGIEAGVLNLWTSTMNYRIGTSGCQYDCVACGYVCPTGAIRPLTLAEKLGKGKFSADGPIKLGTASFDRTKCLPWAFSTPCLVCQENCPVSPKAIYTHESFSSVFDTDKIKSVQDGEIVLGENSLEADKFAAGDYYCQFNANGKVAREPIIANSSNTIKIAQNISDAAVNNIQIMLRLQRPFVDSSKCIGCGICQHECPVSGKGAVIVTPYGQSREK; encoded by the coding sequence ATGCGAATAACGACAGCAAGAAAAATTAGTCAGGCTTTCTTTTTTGCCTTGTTCATCTGGCTGTGTATTGTGACAGCGGTCGGGGTCAAGTTCTGGCAATTGCGCGGCTGGCCTGTAAATATTTTTCTGCATCTTGACCCGCTTGTCGCAATCGGGACAGTTATCTCTACACATAAGTTGCTTGCCCCGCTTCTGTGGTCGCTTGCAACGATTATTCTGACAATTTTAATCGGCAGGTTTTTCTGCGGATGGGTTTGTCCGTTCGGAACGCTTCATCAGTTTATATCGTTGCTTTCGCACAGAAAAAAAACTGCGGAGTTGCTTTCTGTACATAAATATCACAAGGCACAAAATATCAAATACTATGTTCTGATTGTGTTTTTATTAATGGCTGCACTGCCGGGGATGCGGAATCTGCAAAGCGGCCTGCTCGACCCGATACCAATGTTTACGCGAACGGTCAATATTCTGCTTTTGCCGGTTATAGATAACTGGACGAATGTTATTTCTGCCGGCCAGCGGTTTTACAAAGCTGTGATACCTGTTCTGGCTGTGTTTTTAGCGTTCACGATTCTTAATTTTTACATCCCGCGGTTTTTCTGTCTGTTTATTTGCCCGCTGGGCGCACTTTTTGGAATTTTAAACCAATTCGTAATCTTTCGAATCAATCGCAATTCGAAATGCACCAACTGCAAACTTTGCAATGCTCATTGTCAGGGCAACTGTCAGCCTTCGGAGACAGTCAAATTGAGCGAATGTCTGCTCTGTATGAACTGTATTGACGACTGCAAATTCGACGCGGTTGATTTCAGCACGGCATCGAATCCAAATGTACAAACACCGCCTGATATTACAAGACGCGGCCTTATGGCGGCTGCCTTTACCGGATTGATGGCGATGCCGACATTCAAACTGCTGAAAACAAGCAGGGATTCGGTTGGTATTATCCGCCCGCCCGGCGCTTTGCCGGAAAATGAATTTATAAAACGCTGCATCAAATGCGGCCAGTGTATGCGGCTGTGTCCGACAAATGTGATTCAGCCGCTTGGTATCGAAGCGGGAGTTCTGAATCTTTGGACGTCGACGATGAATTACCGAATCGGCACAAGCGGATGCCAGTACGACTGCGTGGCTTGCGGGTATGTATGCCCGACTGGTGCGATACGGCCGCTGACGCTTGCGGAAAAGCTCGGCAAGGGAAAATTCTCCGCCGATGGACCGATTAAACTTGGAACCGCGTCATTTGACCGAACCAAATGTCTGCCATGGGCATTCAGCACGCCTTGCCTCGTTTGTCAGGAAAACTGCCCTGTCAGCCCGAAAGCTATCTATACGCATGAATCATTTAGTTCTGTTTTCGATACAGACAAAATCAAAAGCGTCCAGGATGGTGAAATTGTATTGGGCGAAAACTCGCTCGAAGCCGACAAGTTCGCGGCCGGCGATTATTACTGCCAGTTTAATGCAAACGGCAAAGTTGCCCGCGAACCAATTATCGCCAACAGCAGTAATACTATTAAGATTGCTCAAAATATCTCCGACGCTGCGGTAAACAACATTCAAATTATGCTGCGATTGCAGAGGCCTTTTGTAGATTCCTCAAAGTGTATCGGATGCGGAATTTGTCAGCACGAATGTCCAGTGTCCGGCAAAGGCGCAGTAATTGTAACACCTTACGGCCAAAGCAGGGAAAAATAA
- a CDS encoding aldo/keto reductase — MEKKNINRREFFRVAAGSGLAAAITSSLSFGADSNAPANSNKPAKPKFPQVPTRTFGKANVSVPMLSLGAMFDTIENQIILYKSMQWGINYWDTAHGYAGGKSEEGIGMYFAKNPNKRKDVFLVTKASGASDSASRTDRLQTSFKRMNTNYIDLYFGVHGMNNPADLNDDLKNWAADAKAKAQIKYFGFTTHKNMTACLEAAAKTDWIDAIMTSYNFRLMQDPKFMAAVDTCKAKGIALIAMKTQAGRSDGSDEKPLDRYFLDKGFTEGQAKIKTVLQDDKICSACVGMKNIALLTSNVAAILDKTRLTQSDLDFMNSYAKETSGGYCNACGACSAAVPQIPYVSDVMRSLMYHNKYGDVKLAKGLFAEVQAKTNCRIGSADYSAAEKVCPNGNRISKLMLEAERLMA; from the coding sequence ATGGAAAAGAAAAATATAAACAGACGTGAATTTTTTAGAGTTGCCGCCGGAAGCGGTTTGGCTGCGGCGATAACTTCCAGTCTTTCTTTCGGAGCTGACAGTAACGCTCCTGCTAATTCTAACAAACCGGCAAAACCAAAATTTCCACAAGTTCCCACCAGAACCTTTGGAAAAGCTAATGTTTCTGTGCCGATGCTGTCGCTGGGTGCAATGTTCGATACAATAGAAAACCAAATCATTCTGTATAAATCAATGCAATGGGGCATCAATTACTGGGATACCGCTCACGGCTACGCTGGCGGAAAAAGCGAAGAAGGTATCGGAATGTATTTCGCCAAAAATCCAAACAAGCGAAAAGATGTATTTCTGGTCACAAAGGCTTCCGGCGCAAGCGATTCAGCGTCTCGCACCGACCGGCTGCAAACATCTTTTAAAAGAATGAACACGAATTATATCGATTTATATTTCGGTGTACATGGAATGAACAATCCGGCCGACCTTAACGACGATTTGAAAAACTGGGCAGCAGACGCCAAAGCAAAAGCCCAAATTAAATATTTCGGCTTCACAACGCACAAAAATATGACCGCCTGCCTTGAAGCCGCTGCAAAAACCGACTGGATTGACGCGATTATGACCAGCTATAATTTCAGACTTATGCAGGACCCGAAATTTATGGCCGCTGTCGACACGTGCAAAGCAAAAGGAATCGCGTTAATCGCAATGAAGACACAGGCAGGCAGGTCTGACGGCAGTGATGAAAAACCATTAGACAGATACTTCCTCGACAAAGGCTTCACTGAAGGTCAGGCAAAAATTAAAACCGTTCTGCAGGATGACAAAATCTGCTCGGCGTGCGTCGGAATGAAAAACATAGCACTGTTGACTTCCAACGTCGCGGCAATTCTTGACAAAACAAGACTTACACAGAGCGATTTGGATTTTATGAACAGTTACGCGAAAGAAACCAGCGGCGGATACTGTAATGCGTGCGGCGCGTGCAGCGCAGCGGTTCCGCAAATACCTTATGTAAGCGATGTAATGCGTTCGCTGATGTATCATAATAAATACGGCGATGTGAAACTGGCAAAGGGACTTTTCGCTGAAGTTCAGGCAAAAACAAATTGTAGAATTGGTTCCGCTGATTATAGTGCAGCTGAAAAAGTTTGTCCGAACGGCAACAGAATCAGCAAGTTAATGCTCGAAGCGGAAAGACTTATGGCGTAG
- a CDS encoding glucose 1-dehydrogenase, with amino-acid sequence MIYEDLKGKKVLVTGSSSGIGIATAKIFAQQGCFVGVHYFRTQKGGETTLAEVKKHSDGCLLKADMRDKKQVFKMIQDFEKTAGGIDILVNNAGSLIARQTFADASEEYFDDVMATNIKSIFLATQASLEALKKSKGCIINTGSIAGHTAGAIGGGIYASAKAAVATMTIAMAKEFAPFGIRVNSVLPGLIETRFHEQFSTPERRAQVAQQTPMGRNGTAEDVAKAILFLASNAAEFVTGEYIAVNGGLHMRA; translated from the coding sequence ATGATTTACGAAGATTTAAAGGGTAAAAAAGTTCTCGTTACCGGTTCGTCAAGCGGAATTGGAATCGCAACGGCAAAAATATTCGCCCAGCAGGGCTGTTTCGTCGGCGTTCATTATTTCCGAACGCAAAAGGGCGGCGAAACGACGCTTGCCGAGGTTAAAAAACATTCCGACGGCTGCCTGCTCAAGGCTGATATGCGCGACAAGAAGCAGGTATTCAAAATGATTCAGGATTTTGAAAAAACAGCCGGCGGCATTGATATTCTGGTCAATAACGCCGGTTCACTCATTGCCCGCCAGACGTTTGCCGATGCGAGCGAGGAATATTTCGATGATGTTATGGCGACAAATATTAAAAGCATTTTTCTGGCGACACAGGCATCGCTTGAGGCGTTAAAAAAATCAAAAGGCTGCATTATAAACACCGGCTCAATCGCGGGACACACCGCCGGTGCGATTGGCGGCGGAATTTATGCATCTGCTAAAGCGGCCGTGGCGACTATGACAATTGCGATGGCAAAAGAGTTTGCGCCATTTGGCATAAGGGTTAATTCAGTTTTGCCCGGCCTTATCGAAACACGATTCCACGAACAGTTCAGCACTCCAGAGCGAAGGGCACAGGTTGCGCAGCAAACGCCGATGGGCAGGAACGGTACAGCCGAGGATGTCGCCAAAGCGATTCTGTTTTTGGCAAGCAATGCCGCCGAGTTTGTTACAGGTGAATATATCGCCGTTAACGGCGGACTGCATATGAGGGCATAA
- a CDS encoding DNA recombination protein RmuC, which yields METFVIILIILVLAVVALLLWLSQAKGFVQQLKDLKAAQENLTQSFQQSMITNQDSVNKNLQFHSQTLKDLSSQLGQLQGANNRIIELGADIKGLQQILASPKLRGGLGEWSLENILSAVLPADSFSLQYSFRDGKKVDGLVKMPKYSVPIDAKFPLSNFEKLQQAAGDAERLKARRDFLKDVRNHIDKISTSYIKPDEGTLDFAIMFMPAENIYYEAMVKNSDDNISIQDYALERKVFPVSPNLLYIYLMTIVMGLHGMQIEKQAAEIRQNLNTLKNSFGDFLSIWDTLGSHLRNAQAKHDDGQKKLDKFTMQLEQIQEKEFADK from the coding sequence ATGGAAACATTTGTCATAATATTGATTATACTTGTCCTGGCGGTGGTTGCTTTGTTGCTTTGGCTTTCGCAGGCAAAGGGGTTTGTGCAGCAGTTAAAGGATTTAAAAGCCGCCCAGGAAAACCTCACGCAGAGCTTTCAGCAATCGATGATAACCAATCAGGACTCGGTGAACAAAAACCTGCAATTCCATTCACAGACCTTAAAAGACTTAAGCTCGCAGCTCGGTCAGCTTCAGGGAGCAAACAACAGGATTATCGAATTGGGCGCGGATATAAAAGGTCTTCAGCAGATACTCGCCAGCCCGAAACTTCGCGGCGGACTTGGCGAATGGTCGCTGGAAAATATACTTTCCGCGGTACTTCCGGCCGACAGTTTCAGCCTTCAATATTCATTCCGCGACGGCAAAAAAGTTGACGGCCTTGTGAAAATGCCGAAATATTCTGTTCCCATTGATGCGAAATTTCCATTGAGCAATTTTGAAAAACTTCAGCAGGCCGCCGGCGACGCTGAAAGATTGAAAGCCCGCAGGGATTTTCTCAAAGACGTCCGCAATCATATAGATAAGATTTCCACAAGTTACATTAAGCCCGATGAAGGCACGCTGGATTTCGCGATTATGTTTATGCCGGCTGAAAATATTTATTATGAAGCGATGGTCAAAAATTCTGATGATAATATAAGCATTCAGGATTACGCTCTGGAACGAAAGGTTTTTCCGGTTTCGCCGAACCTGCTTTATATTTATCTTATGACGATTGTGATGGGGCTGCATGGTATGCAGATAGAAAAGCAGGCCGCCGAGATTCGCCAGAACCTTAATACGCTGAAAAATTCGTTCGGCGATTTTTTATCGATTTGGGATACGCTCGGCAGCCATCTTCGCAACGCGCAGGCCAAGCATGATGACGGCCAGAAAAAATTAGATAAATTCACAATGCAGTTGGAGCAAATTCAGGAAAAGGAGTTTGCGGATAAATGA
- a CDS encoding lactonase family protein encodes MTISMAPAKSFYVYFGTYTEGENSGKGIYRGSLNLKTGKLSDIVLAAEVNNPSFLQIHPNHCFLYCVSESNGIGSVNSFVVNPKNGNLKPLNQQLSNGSNPCHISIDHTGKNLFVANYTSGSISVIPVKSNGMLAELSCSFRHEGSGINPHRQQKPHAHSINVSPDDRFVFAADLGIDKIMIYKLNSETGTITPNNPPFVKLKSGAGPRHFTFHPSGKFAYVINELDSTITAFKYNAQSGNLTDIQTVKTIPDDYNGSNYPAEICVHPNGKFLYGSNRGHDSIAAYQIDTDTVKLTFIKYEITDIKTPRNFCIDPTGTFCLVANQDSNSIVVFRINAKTGTLEPAGYKISIPKPVCIRIL; translated from the coding sequence ATGACTATATCAATGGCTCCTGCTAAGTCGTTTTATGTCTATTTTGGAACTTATACCGAAGGTGAAAATTCCGGCAAAGGTATCTACCGCGGCAGCCTTAACCTTAAAACCGGGAAGCTCTCTGATATTGTACTTGCCGCAGAAGTGAACAACCCATCATTTCTTCAAATACATCCAAACCACTGTTTCCTCTATTGTGTCAGTGAATCAAACGGCATCGGCAGTGTGAATTCGTTTGTAGTCAACCCTAAAAACGGGAACCTTAAACCTCTAAATCAACAGCTATCAAACGGCAGCAATCCCTGCCATATAAGCATCGATCATACTGGTAAAAATCTGTTTGTCGCCAACTATACAAGCGGCAGTATTTCTGTGATTCCTGTCAAGTCGAATGGTATGCTTGCAGAACTTTCATGCTCTTTCCGGCATGAGGGGAGCGGCATAAACCCTCATCGGCAACAAAAACCACATGCTCATTCAATTAATGTCAGCCCGGATGACCGTTTTGTTTTCGCGGCGGACCTCGGAATTGATAAGATAATGATTTACAAATTAAATTCGGAAACAGGAACAATTACTCCAAACAATCCGCCTTTTGTAAAACTCAAATCCGGCGCAGGCCCGCGTCATTTTACATTTCATCCATCTGGAAAGTTCGCCTACGTCATCAACGAACTTGATTCTACAATAACCGCATTTAAATATAATGCGCAATCTGGCAATCTCACAGATATCCAGACTGTAAAAACCATTCCTGATGATTATAATGGTTCAAATTACCCTGCCGAAATATGCGTTCATCCGAACGGAAAATTTCTTTACGGCTCAAATCGCGGACACGACAGTATTGCCGCATACCAAATCGATACGGACACAGTAAAATTAACTTTCATCAAATATGAAATTACGGATATCAAAACGCCAAGAAATTTCTGCATTGACCCAACAGGTACATTCTGCCTTGTTGCCAATCAGGACAGCAATTCAATTGTGGTCTTCAGAATAAATGCTAAAACCGGCACACTTGAACCTGCGGGATACAAAATATCCATTCCAAAGCCCGTCTGCATCAGAATATTATGA
- a CDS encoding dual specificity protein phosphatase family protein, with protein sequence MSKLHKRLVLLYAILIVSGLASTGIGKVKIDSEKTKKYQTQRPANWAVAIKEDGLPNFHKVSETLYRGAQPDANGIAKLKAMGIKTILNLRAFHSDKDEIGDVNIGCEHISMTAWHPEYKEIVKFLQIVTDPNKTPVFVHCQHGADRTGLMCAVYRAAVEGWSKEDALNEMIYGGYGFHSIWKNLLNYYMRLDIEKLKQQINPNSPEPVKNPL encoded by the coding sequence ATGAGCAAATTACATAAACGATTAGTGCTGTTGTACGCGATACTGATTGTGTCAGGTCTGGCATCCACCGGCATCGGCAAGGTTAAAATTGACAGCGAAAAAACCAAGAAGTATCAAACGCAAAGACCTGCAAACTGGGCTGTCGCAATTAAAGAAGATGGCCTGCCGAATTTTCATAAGGTTTCCGAGACTTTGTACAGAGGCGCACAACCTGACGCCAACGGAATCGCAAAATTAAAAGCGATGGGAATCAAAACGATATTGAATCTGCGGGCATTTCATTCCGACAAAGATGAAATCGGCGATGTCAATATCGGCTGCGAACATATTTCAATGACAGCGTGGCATCCTGAATATAAGGAAATCGTGAAATTCCTTCAGATTGTAACAGACCCCAATAAAACGCCAGTGTTCGTGCATTGTCAGCACGGAGCGGACAGAACCGGTTTAATGTGCGCAGTGTACCGCGCAGCAGTTGAAGGCTGGTCTAAAGAAGACGCCCTGAATGAAATGATTTATGGCGGCTACGGATTTCATTCCATCTGGAAAAATTTGCTGAATTATTATATGCGTCTCGATATTGAAAAACTCAAACAGCAAATCAACCCAAATTCTCCAGAGCCTGTGAAAAATCCTTTATAA